The Montipora capricornis isolate CH-2021 chromosome 3, ASM3666992v2, whole genome shotgun sequence genome window below encodes:
- the LOC138040752 gene encoding uncharacterized protein, which yields MKEVTCKEYFRRTRKSLKSKLHGGNVVNAMNSRAVSIIRYSAGIVEWTKDELRKLDGKTRKLLTINRAFHPQADVDRLYLKRAAGGRGLLSAEDCVNIEVGSLFKYIGESKERLLRFVSDENIMEEGPTKIEVSEERMSKYKNKALHGQFGTAAEQVRDPESWGRLKRGILKKETEGLLTAAQYQALRTNSIKNRIDKEDVSPMCRLCGEREETVSHIVAECKKLAQREYKMWRHDKVGQVQVIHWKFCQKFNIPCKDKWYVHDPEGVIENDQVKVLWDFRIQTDHQIEHNRPDVVVLDKIERSCHVIDIACPFDTRVLEKEQEKMEKYQELKREIGKSGAAEN from the coding sequence ATGAAAGAAGTGACATGTAAGGAATACTTCAGACGGACAAGGAAAAGTCTAAAGTCAAAGTTACATGGTGGAAATGTGGTAAATGCAATGAACTCAAGAGCTGTCTCAATAATCAGATATAGTGCAGGAATTGTCGAGTGGACTAAAGATGAACTGAGGAAATTGGATGGCAAAACCAGGAAGTTGCTGACAATAAACAGAGCCTTCCATCCGCAAGCCGACGTTGATAGACTGTATCTGAAAAGAGCAGCGGGAGGGCGTGGATTATTAAGTGCAGAAGATTGTGTGAACATTGAAGTGGGCAGTCTGTTTAAATACATTGGAGAAAGTAAGGAAAGATTACTTCGTTTCGTATCGGATGAAAATATTATGGAGGAGGGGCCTACAAAAATAGAAGTGTCTGAAGAGAGAATGTCTaaatacaaaaacaaagcaTTACATGGGCAATTTGGAACAGCTGCAGAACAAGTAAGGGACCCAGAATCCTGGGGGCGGTTAAAAAGGGGAatactaaaaaaagaaactgaaggaCTGCTAACCGCTGCACAATACCAAGCATTACGGACGAATAGCATTAAAAACAGGATTGATAAAGAGGATGTGTCTCCGATGTGTCGGTTATGTGGAGAACGAGAAGAGACCGTAAGTCATATTGTAGCGGAATGTAAGAAATTGGCGCAAAGAGAGTATAAAATGTGGCGACATGATAAGGTAGGCCAAGTCCAAGTTATCCATTGGAAATTCTGTCAGAAATTCaacatcccatgcaaagacaAGTGGTATGTTCATGATCCTGAAGGAGTTATAGAAAACGATCAAGTAAAGGTGTTATGGGACTTCCGAATTCAAACAGACCATCAAATTGAGCATAATAGACCTGATGTAGTTGTTCTTGATAAGATAGAAAGATCATGTCATGTGATAGATATCGCGTGCCCTTTTGATACAAGAgtgctggaaaaagaacaagagaaaatggaaaaataccaagaattaaaaagagagattgggAAATCTGGAGCTGCCGAAAATTAA
- the LOC138040754 gene encoding inactive rhomboid protein 1-like yields the protein MMFIADTRQNFTLEETGLRKSSFEQPGPRASSGFRPYFTCAVAMAQLSILILMCCVSTFAEIGLSPTVHRRIEPLTFRGNVTVVHIEHPNPLIGPTRKVLVAFGALFPLCVREDHALNVQQVQGLYPHLGQDGEELGCCEFRKLNIAGTATEVECHVLSNSRAKWRATKCSQRSSSQSSVLHVLRPCCGELNGQCTLTSPEHCLFMKGRFHLHAEHCTQINCLQELCFVESANDVPDEHVTEFSPRKPNQWWRFLTSIYLHQGVLDCLLITSFQIWVSWSQESSQGLLRMALLHHTSGVVGHLIGSLFTEPDSPQAGASPSVGGIIGLALVEHVIFWPSIKAPRRRLAMLMACLSLLFTVGTLPHINNFALIAGVLYGFLFALILWAPLVFKRKTMFFRLLFVFVCATVFLLSIVLFYGVQHLHIGFKLFFRYISCIPYVKGLCYQENSVSTEGK from the exons atgaTGTTCATCGCTGATactcggcaaaactttacattagaagaa aCCGGATTAAGAAAATcgtctttcgaacaaccgggcccacgCG CGTCAAGCGGCTTCCGTCCGTATTTCACATGCGCTGTTGCTATGGCACAGTTGTCCATACTCATCTTGATGTGCTGCGTATCAACGTTTGCTGAAATTGGATTGTCACCCACGGTACATCGTCGAATAG AGCCTTTGACTTTTCGTGGCAACGTTACAGTTGTACATATTGAACACCCAaaccctctgattggtccgaCGAGAAAAGTACTGGTGGCCTTTGGAGCGCTTTTCCCGCTTTGCGTCAGAGAAGATCACGCGCTCAACGTTCAACAAGTTCAAGGTCTGTATCCACACCTCGGGCAGGATGGAGAAGAACTGGGTTGCTGCGAGTTTCGAAAATTGAATATAGCAGGGACAGCAACGGAG GTAGAGTGTCATGTTCTTTCGAACAGTCGAGCTAAATGGAGAGCAACCAAGTGTAGTCAACGATCTTCGTCACAATCTTCTGTGCTGCATGTGTTACGCCCTTGTTGTGGAGAGCTCAATGGACAGTGTACACTAACGAGTCCAGAGCATTGTTTGTTTATGAAGGGCCGGTTTCATCTTCATGCGGAGCATTGCACTCAG ATAAACTGTCTCCAAGAGCTTTGTTTCGTGGAATCAGCAAATGACGTGCCTGATGAACATGTCACCGAGTTCTCACCGCGAAAACCAAATCAGTGGTGGAGATTTTTGACGTCCATCTATCTGCATCAAGGCGTTCTGGATTGCCTTCTTATCACGTCTTTCCAAATATGGGTTTCTTGGAGCCAGGAAAGCTCTCAGGGCTTGCTGCGAATGGCGTTGTTACATCACACCTCTGGAGTAGTGGGACATTTG ATTGGCTCGCTGTTTACGGAGCCCGACTCGCCTCAAGCCGGTGCAAGTCCTTCTGTGGGCGGTATTATAGGCCTGGCACTAGTCGAGCACGTGATTTTCTGGCCCTCAATCAAGGCACCGAGACGAAGACTCGCTATGTTGATGGCATGTTTGTCCTTGCTGTTCACAGTTGGAACGCTCCCCCATATAAACAATTTTGCGCTGATAGCCGGTGTATTGTACGGCTTTCTTTTCGCATTGATATTGTGGGCTCCGCTTGTTTTTAAGCGCAAAACGATGTTCTTTCGgcttttatttgttttcgtATGTGCAACAGTGTTTTTGTTAAGTATTGTTCTGTTTTACGGGGTTCAACACCTCCATATCGGCTTCAAGTTGTTTTTTCGCTATATCAGTTGCATCCCTTATGTAAAGGGTTTATGCTACCAGGAAAACTCGGTGTCCACAGAAGGCAAATGA